The sequence TTTTAGAAGGCAGAGCAAAAGTTATGAGTGCAACAGGTAAAGATTATACAGAAGCTTTTATAAGGAGTGCTTATGAGGTTTTTAATGTGGCGAAAAAAAATGGTGTGAAAAAAGCTATATTAAAGGCAAAAAGCCCTTCTTGTGGCTTTGGCCAAGTGTATGATGGAAACTTTGATGGGACTTTAATAGTAGGTAATGGCGTAACAGCAGAATTACTTTCTAGGAATGGAATAATTGTATGCAATGAGAATGATTTCAAAGATATTTTGTAATAATTTAATG comes from Clostridium sp. TW13 and encodes:
- a CDS encoding DUF523 domain-containing protein, with the protein product MILISACLCGVNCKYNGQNNLNDEIKKIAKEEEAILICPEEIFLSTPREPVEIVGGDAKKVLEGRAKVMSATGKDYTEAFIRSAYEVFNVAKKNGVKKAILKAKSPSCGFGQVYDGNFDGTLIVGNGVTAELLSRNGIIVCNENDFKDIL